From the genome of Mycetocola spongiae, one region includes:
- a CDS encoding dihydrodipicolinate synthase family protein, with amino-acid sequence MSKKFAPLPPGVWGVVATPFQGSALDICTDSLSEIVEAYQRIGATGLTVLGVFGEALSLTSEERALVLEVVCESSTLPLVVGITALATRPAIDEVRVAQAAAGERISAVMVQANSARPTVLIDHLRAIHAATGAAIMLQDYPASSGVKVPTETIIAAATACDFLVGIKAEAPPTAAAIAAITARVDVPVFGGLGGTGLLDELLAGAAGAMTGFSYPEALVACVRAWREEGYAAASAALRPYLPLINFEQQPGVALALRKECLRQRGWILDSGVRTPAAPFPEALHAAMRLHLDEAAHALAETVA; translated from the coding sequence GTGTCGAAAAAATTTGCCCCGCTGCCCCCGGGCGTCTGGGGAGTCGTGGCCACACCGTTCCAGGGCAGCGCGCTGGATATCTGTACCGATAGCCTGTCCGAGATCGTGGAGGCCTATCAGCGGATCGGGGCCACCGGGCTGACCGTGCTGGGCGTATTTGGGGAGGCGCTCTCGCTCACCAGCGAGGAGCGCGCGCTGGTGCTGGAGGTGGTCTGTGAATCCTCCACCCTGCCGCTTGTGGTGGGGATCACCGCGCTCGCGACGCGGCCCGCGATCGACGAGGTGCGGGTGGCCCAGGCCGCGGCGGGCGAGCGGATCAGCGCCGTCATGGTGCAGGCCAACTCGGCCCGGCCCACCGTGCTGATCGATCATCTGCGGGCGATCCACGCGGCCACCGGCGCCGCGATTATGCTCCAGGACTATCCGGCCTCAAGCGGCGTGAAGGTCCCCACCGAGACCATCATCGCCGCCGCCACGGCCTGCGATTTCCTGGTTGGGATTAAGGCCGAGGCCCCGCCCACCGCCGCCGCGATCGCCGCGATTACAGCGCGCGTGGACGTGCCCGTATTTGGTGGGCTCGGCGGAACAGGGCTGCTTGATGAGCTTCTCGCCGGGGCCGCGGGGGCGATGACCGGGTTCTCCTATCCCGAGGCGCTGGTGGCCTGCGTGCGCGCCTGGCGGGAGGAGGGTTATGCCGCGGCCAGCGCCGCGCTGCGGCCCTATCTGCCGCTGATCAACTTTGAACAGCAGCCCGGGGTCGCGCTCGCCCTGCGCAAGGAATGCCTGCGCCAGCGCGGCTGGATCCTGGACTCGGGTGTGCGCACCCCCGCCGCCCCCTTCCCCGAGGCCCTGCATGCCGCGATGCGCCTGCACCTCGACGAGGCGGCCCACGCCCTGGCCGAAACGGTGGCCTGA
- a CDS encoding SDR family oxidoreductase, whose product MDLGIAGKTALILASSSGLGLAVAEALAAEGARVIITGRRADLVRRIAARLPGAVGLTADITGPGGAQKLLEDVARAAGDVDILVLNGPGPRAGTAASLGSEDVAGAIETLLIPQQRIVAALLPGMRERGWGRIVGIGSSGIVTPLPNLALSNIGRAALAGYLKTLASEVAADGVTVNMVLPGRINTARVAELDAAAAGRRGMTPEAVAAESRAAIPARRYGTAREFGDTAAFLCGTPASYITGVALRCDGGLVTIL is encoded by the coding sequence ATGGACCTCGGAATCGCGGGCAAAACCGCGCTGATCCTGGCCTCCTCGAGCGGACTGGGGCTCGCGGTGGCCGAGGCGCTCGCCGCGGAGGGCGCGCGGGTAATCATCACCGGCCGCCGCGCCGATCTTGTGCGCCGCATCGCCGCGCGGCTGCCCGGGGCCGTGGGCCTGACCGCTGATATCACCGGGCCCGGGGGAGCCCAAAAGCTGCTGGAGGACGTGGCCCGCGCGGCGGGAGACGTGGATATCCTGGTGCTGAACGGGCCCGGGCCGCGCGCGGGAACCGCGGCCTCGCTGGGCAGCGAGGACGTGGCCGGGGCCATCGAGACGCTCCTGATCCCGCAACAGCGCATCGTGGCGGCCCTGCTGCCCGGAATGCGCGAGCGCGGGTGGGGGCGCATCGTGGGCATCGGATCCAGCGGTATCGTCACGCCCCTGCCCAATCTGGCGCTGTCCAATATCGGGCGCGCGGCCCTCGCCGGCTATCTGAAGACCCTCGCGAGCGAGGTCGCCGCCGATGGGGTCACCGTGAACATGGTGCTGCCCGGGCGGATTAATACCGCGCGCGTGGCCGAATTAGATGCCGCGGCGGCCGGCCGGCGCGGAATGACCCCCGAGGCCGTGGCCGCGGAATCCCGCGCCGCGATCCCCGCCCGCCGCTATGGCACCGCGCGCGAATTTGGCGATACCGCCGCGTTCCTATGCGGCACCCCCGCGTCCTATATCACCGGCGTCGCACTGCGCTGCGACGGCGGACTTGTCACTATTCTCTAG